The proteins below are encoded in one region of Solidesulfovibrio sp.:
- a CDS encoding MG2 domain-containing protein, protein MDNTQPGTPRSRLKDILILVLLCIALGEFVLLVRRPAPAPAPATPQAAAPAPGAEAVRVIGVGMDPERGRYLLAAFDRPVAGAVEGSAPKAPPARLEPAIAGQWTWVSPWMLRFTPKDGFAQATTYTLSFTGADFLSPPQALTGQDVWKTAFGAFEATRLTAHLEPAPEGGAMVVVRGEAVFNRNVDPKALADHIALLDPNSPDKPVAVSLTTTYPSKKIGFVSDPIAKTAQQRDVKVAVTTGLRPEKGDVPLAREAVAVIPVALDPHLRLRDVKAASEEGAATIRLAFSTPVPADDAAAGRITIDPGVETTLSADGADLLVSGEFEPGREYTVTVDKGLTAGDGAVLDETASRVVRIPDLEPTVDFKDQGMFLSRNGYKNLAIKSINTNAAELSIDRVYFNNLFPFFATDYSVFDDDYGGGSVNTSFGDRIVSERIPLRYKNNASVTTPVNLEKYIQGHEPGLYRVALTVPGKFQGAQRYVLVTDIGLVAKQGQGDLLVWAASYTSLAPVAGAGVKVLSYQNQELAAGTTDERGLFTAKVPPKILGDKRPYLIVVQKGADVSYLLYERFRVDTTGLDVSGAVLPTAGYTAFLYGERDIYRPGETLEGLAVVRDARLGLPPSMPVTIKLNDPQGRKIGEQAVVTGAEGMVSLRQALPTQSLTGAYTLELVVGETVIGQYRFQVEEFVPDRVSVAVKAGEEAAEPGQSLPFTVNGRYLFGAPGADLPVEAKVRLIKAPFAPKGYADYVFGDPERSFEDTEILQETGNLDAEGLARFEAGLPEDLSPPAALEAIFTARVREGGGRGVTGLARLPVHVYAAYPGLKRLASDAATPGKPMRFDYVVVAPDGKLVDTAELSATLYRDAWQTVLRKNPDGAFTYESVRDPKVVETRTLAAKGGKGNANFTAPTFGSYRLVLSDPETGASTQLEFYAGGFGYSPWAVENPARLELKPDKAEYASGETARFQVRAPFAGKLLVTVEGSGVHDVQVVPLAGNTGEIAIPVKPEYMPGVYVTATLVKKVGDVTPESPSRAYGAAPMAVDRASGKLPLAIAAPASMRPGGKLTAEVSAPAGSIVTVAAVDEGILQLVAQKTPDPFAFFYAKRQLQVETFDTFSLLLPEVPPVMGKALAGGGDSLEDLSNFVRSQSPALRTVAFWSGPVTVGASGKARISFDIPEFQGQVRLMAAGLSGRRFAAAEAKTLVKSPLVLLPSFPRFLAFGDAADIPVTVRNDTGKPGTFTVSLTAAGPVRVAEPTRSPTIAAGAAATVSFPVTAGEAEGVAELSVAVSGNGEASADTARIPVRSPLPPRTTVRSGALETASLTVPELVSGEFVPGTAKLDVTVGRFPLIRFTGNLKALLAYPYGCLEQTVSRAFPLLYFADLARALDPGAFEGQTPQAMAQSAIRRVTGMQLYNGGFSMWPGGDTPQAWMSLYAAHFLAEARGAGHPVDQGVLSQALSFAGETGRQADLASPDGLTLAAYALFVQAKAGRADIGAMDNLRDTRSKSLPPEARGLLGAAYAAVGNARAADTLVSGPIPAGETPKQTGGNLSSPLRDKALFLSALLDAAPSDPRLGSLAVEVGRLLEGEPYPSTQENAFALLALGKFYARQQAKKPFSGLLYAGTGLLSDFSSDKVLSLRGLPQAGDLRIAVEEGFEPGACSYSVRTRAVPTPAAYAPQSAGLAVERTFLSRDGTPLPADVTLPQGALVVARLAVRATKGPVANVVLENLLPAGLEVENPRLATTERLPWMESGGEDAAPAYLDMRDDRTLSFLDLPDDKWHVSYALLRAVTPGSFTVPPAQAEAMYAPELRAGGPISKLAVTTAVK, encoded by the coding sequence ATGGACAACACGCAACCCGGCACGCCGCGCTCGCGCCTCAAAGACATTCTGATCCTTGTCCTTTTGTGCATCGCCCTGGGGGAATTCGTCCTGCTGGTCCGACGGCCCGCGCCCGCCCCGGCGCCGGCCACGCCCCAGGCGGCGGCCCCGGCCCCGGGCGCCGAGGCCGTGCGCGTCATCGGCGTGGGCATGGACCCCGAGCGCGGCCGCTACCTCCTGGCGGCCTTCGACCGTCCCGTGGCCGGGGCGGTGGAGGGCTCCGCGCCCAAGGCCCCGCCGGCCAGGCTGGAACCGGCCATCGCCGGCCAATGGACCTGGGTGTCGCCCTGGATGCTGCGGTTCACGCCCAAGGACGGCTTCGCCCAGGCCACGACCTACACGCTGTCCTTTACGGGCGCCGATTTCCTGTCCCCGCCCCAGGCGCTCACCGGCCAGGACGTCTGGAAGACCGCCTTCGGCGCCTTCGAGGCCACGCGCCTGACCGCCCATCTCGAACCGGCTCCCGAGGGCGGAGCCATGGTCGTGGTGCGGGGCGAGGCGGTGTTCAACCGCAACGTGGACCCCAAGGCCCTGGCCGACCACATCGCCCTGCTCGACCCGAACTCGCCGGACAAGCCCGTGGCCGTGTCGCTCACCACCACCTATCCCTCCAAAAAGATCGGCTTCGTCTCGGACCCCATCGCCAAGACCGCCCAGCAGCGCGACGTGAAGGTGGCCGTCACCACGGGGCTGCGGCCGGAAAAAGGCGACGTGCCCCTGGCCCGCGAGGCCGTGGCCGTCATTCCCGTGGCCCTGGACCCGCACCTGCGGCTGCGCGACGTCAAGGCCGCCTCCGAGGAAGGCGCGGCCACGATCCGGTTGGCCTTTTCCACGCCCGTGCCGGCCGATGACGCGGCCGCCGGCCGTATCACCATCGACCCCGGGGTGGAGACGACCCTTTCCGCCGACGGCGCGGACCTGCTGGTCAGCGGCGAATTCGAGCCCGGCCGGGAATACACCGTCACCGTGGACAAGGGGCTCACGGCCGGCGACGGCGCGGTTCTGGACGAAACGGCCAGCCGCGTCGTGCGCATCCCGGACCTGGAGCCGACGGTCGACTTCAAGGACCAGGGCATGTTCCTGTCGCGAAACGGCTACAAGAACCTGGCGATCAAAAGCATCAACACCAACGCGGCGGAACTGTCCATCGACCGGGTCTATTTCAACAACCTCTTTCCCTTCTTCGCCACGGATTATTCCGTCTTCGACGACGACTACGGCGGCGGCTCCGTCAATACGAGCTTCGGCGACCGCATCGTCAGCGAACGCATTCCCCTGCGCTACAAGAACAATGCCTCGGTGACCACCCCCGTCAACCTGGAGAAGTACATCCAGGGCCACGAGCCGGGCCTGTACCGCGTCGCCCTGACCGTGCCCGGCAAGTTCCAGGGCGCCCAGCGCTACGTCCTGGTCACGGACATCGGCCTCGTGGCCAAGCAGGGCCAGGGCGACCTGCTCGTCTGGGCCGCCTCCTACACCAGCCTGGCCCCCGTGGCCGGGGCCGGCGTCAAGGTGCTGTCCTACCAGAACCAGGAACTGGCCGCCGGCACGACCGACGAACGCGGGCTGTTCACGGCCAAGGTGCCGCCCAAGATCCTCGGCGACAAGCGGCCCTACCTCATCGTCGTGCAAAAAGGCGCCGACGTCAGCTACCTGCTTTACGAACGCTTCCGGGTGGACACCACGGGCCTGGACGTCTCGGGCGCGGTCCTGCCCACGGCCGGCTACACGGCCTTTCTCTACGGCGAACGCGACATCTACCGCCCGGGCGAAACCCTGGAAGGCCTGGCCGTGGTGCGCGACGCCCGCCTGGGCCTGCCGCCGTCCATGCCCGTGACCATCAAGCTCAACGATCCCCAGGGCCGCAAGATCGGCGAGCAGGCCGTGGTCACCGGGGCCGAGGGCATGGTCAGCCTGCGCCAGGCCCTGCCGACCCAGTCCCTGACCGGCGCCTACACCCTGGAACTCGTGGTCGGCGAAACCGTCATCGGCCAGTACCGCTTCCAGGTCGAGGAGTTCGTGCCCGACCGCGTGAGCGTCGCGGTCAAGGCCGGCGAGGAAGCGGCCGAGCCGGGCCAGAGCCTGCCGTTTACGGTCAACGGCCGCTACCTGTTCGGCGCGCCGGGCGCGGATTTGCCCGTGGAGGCCAAGGTGCGCCTCATCAAGGCCCCGTTCGCCCCCAAGGGCTATGCCGACTACGTCTTCGGCGACCCGGAGCGCAGCTTCGAGGACACGGAAATCCTCCAGGAAACCGGCAACCTCGACGCCGAGGGCCTGGCCCGTTTCGAGGCCGGCCTGCCCGAGGACCTCTCGCCCCCGGCGGCCCTGGAGGCCATCTTCACCGCCCGGGTGCGCGAGGGCGGCGGCCGGGGCGTGACCGGCCTGGCGCGCCTGCCGGTCCACGTCTACGCCGCCTATCCCGGCCTCAAGCGCCTGGCCAGCGACGCGGCCACGCCCGGCAAGCCCATGCGCTTCGACTACGTGGTCGTCGCCCCGGACGGCAAGCTCGTGGACACGGCGGAACTGTCGGCCACGCTGTACCGCGACGCCTGGCAGACGGTGCTGCGCAAAAACCCGGACGGCGCGTTTACCTACGAATCCGTGCGCGACCCCAAGGTCGTGGAAACCAGGACGCTTGCGGCCAAGGGCGGCAAGGGCAACGCCAACTTCACCGCGCCCACCTTCGGCAGCTACCGGCTGGTCCTTTCGGACCCGGAAACCGGCGCCTCCACCCAACTGGAATTCTACGCCGGCGGTTTCGGCTATTCGCCCTGGGCCGTGGAGAACCCGGCCCGGCTGGAACTCAAGCCCGACAAGGCCGAATACGCCTCGGGCGAGACCGCCCGCTTCCAGGTGCGCGCCCCGTTCGCCGGCAAGCTGCTGGTGACCGTGGAGGGCTCGGGCGTCCACGACGTCCAGGTCGTGCCCCTGGCCGGCAACACCGGCGAGATCGCCATTCCGGTCAAGCCCGAATACATGCCCGGGGTCTACGTGACCGCCACCCTGGTCAAGAAGGTCGGCGACGTCACGCCCGAATCGCCCTCGCGGGCGTACGGCGCGGCGCCCATGGCCGTGGACCGGGCCTCGGGCAAACTGCCCCTGGCCATCGCCGCCCCCGCCTCCATGCGCCCGGGCGGCAAGCTCACGGCCGAGGTCTCGGCTCCGGCCGGCAGCATCGTCACGGTCGCCGCCGTGGACGAGGGCATCCTCCAGCTCGTGGCCCAGAAAACGCCCGACCCCTTCGCCTTTTTCTATGCCAAGCGCCAGTTGCAGGTGGAGACCTTCGACACCTTCTCGCTGCTTTTGCCCGAGGTGCCGCCCGTGATGGGCAAGGCCCTGGCCGGCGGCGGCGATTCGCTGGAGGACCTGTCCAACTTCGTGCGCTCCCAGAGCCCGGCCCTTCGCACCGTGGCCTTCTGGTCCGGCCCGGTGACCGTCGGCGCCTCGGGCAAGGCCAGGATCTCCTTCGACATCCCGGAATTCCAGGGCCAGGTCCGGCTCATGGCCGCCGGCCTGTCCGGCCGCCGGTTCGCCGCGGCCGAGGCCAAAACGCTCGTCAAAAGCCCGCTGGTGCTCCTGCCGTCCTTCCCGCGCTTCCTGGCCTTCGGCGACGCGGCCGACATCCCGGTCACGGTGCGCAACGACACCGGCAAACCCGGCACCTTCACGGTGTCCCTGACCGCCGCCGGGCCGGTGCGCGTGGCCGAACCCACGCGCAGCCCCACCATCGCCGCCGGCGCCGCCGCCACGGTGTCCTTTCCGGTGACGGCCGGCGAGGCCGAAGGCGTGGCCGAACTGTCCGTGGCCGTTTCCGGCAACGGCGAGGCCTCGGCCGACACGGCCCGCATCCCCGTGCGCTCGCCGCTTCCCCCCCGCACCACCGTGCGTTCCGGCGCCCTGGAGACGGCCAGCCTCACCGTGCCGGAACTGGTCTCGGGCGAATTCGTGCCCGGCACGGCCAAACTCGACGTCACCGTGGGCCGGTTCCCGCTCATCCGCTTCACCGGCAACCTCAAGGCCCTTCTGGCCTATCCCTACGGCTGCCTGGAGCAGACCGTCTCGCGGGCCTTTCCGCTGCTCTATTTCGCCGACCTGGCCCGGGCCCTCGACCCCGGCGCCTTCGAGGGCCAGACGCCGCAGGCCATGGCCCAGTCGGCCATCCGGCGCGTGACCGGCATGCAGCTCTACAACGGCGGTTTTTCCATGTGGCCCGGCGGGGACACGCCCCAAGCCTGGATGAGCCTCTACGCCGCCCATTTCCTGGCCGAGGCGAGAGGGGCCGGCCATCCCGTGGACCAGGGCGTGCTGTCCCAGGCCCTGTCCTTCGCCGGCGAGACCGGCCGCCAGGCCGACCTGGCCAGCCCGGACGGCCTGACGCTGGCCGCCTATGCCCTGTTCGTCCAGGCCAAGGCCGGCCGGGCCGACATCGGGGCCATGGACAACCTGCGCGACACCCGGTCCAAGTCCCTGCCGCCCGAGGCCAGGGGGTTGCTCGGCGCGGCCTACGCCGCCGTGGGCAACGCCCGGGCCGCCGACACCCTGGTCTCCGGCCCCATCCCGGCCGGGGAGACGCCCAAGCAGACCGGCGGCAACCTGTCCTCGCCGCTGCGCGACAAGGCCTTGTTCCTGTCCGCCCTGCTCGACGCCGCGCCGTCCGATCCGCGCCTCGGCAGCCTGGCCGTGGAGGTGGGCCGGCTGCTCGAGGGCGAACCCTATCCCTCGACCCAGGAAAACGCCTTCGCGCTGCTGGCCCTGGGCAAGTTCTATGCCCGCCAGCAGGCGAAAAAACCCTTCTCGGGCCTGCTCTACGCCGGCACGGGCCTGCTGTCGGATTTCTCCAGCGACAAGGTCCTCAGCCTTCGCGGCCTGCCGCAAGCGGGCGACCTGCGCATCGCCGTGGAGGAGGGCTTCGAACCCGGGGCCTGCTCCTATAGCGTACGCACCCGGGCCGTGCCCACCCCGGCCGCCTACGCGCCCCAGTCGGCCGGCCTGGCCGTGGAGCGGACGTTTCTTTCCCGCGACGGCACGCCGCTTCCCGCCGACGTCACCCTGCCCCAGGGGGCGCTGGTGGTGGCCAGGCTGGCCGTGCGGGCGACCAAGGGGCCTGTTGCCAACGTGGTGCTGGAAAACCTGCTGCCGGCCGGGCTCGAGGTGGAAAACCCGAGGCTCGCCACCACCGAACGCCTGCCCTGGATGGAGTCGGGTGGCGAGGACGCCGCGCCGGCCTACCTCGACATGCGCGACGACCGCACGCTGTCCTTCCTCGACTTGCCGGACGACAAATGGCACGTGTCCTATGCCCTGCTTCGGGCCGTCACGCCGGGCAGCTTCACCGTGCCGCCAGCCCAGGCCGAGGCCATGTACGCCCCGGAACTGCGCGCCGGCGGCCCCATCTCCAAGCTGGCCGTCACGACCGCGGTCAAGTGA
- a CDS encoding shikimate 5-dehydrogenase: MKPPIGRDTTLCMSLAARPGNFGSRFHNRLYELLGLDFVYKAFTTTDLPAAIGGVRALGVRGCAISMPFKEAVIPLLDGLAASAAAIASVNTIVNDAGVLTGYNTDYLAVRELVAQAGIAPATPFVLRGSGGMAKAVAAALKGLGFDHGRIVARNTATGPALAAAYGYAWQAGLGERSAPLLINATPLGMRGPEENALAFPEDTIQACDTAFDVVAMPAETPFLARARAHGKRLIAGTDIIVLQALEQFVLYTGVRPSEAHVREAAAFARETP; encoded by the coding sequence GTGAAACCACCCATCGGGCGCGACACCACGCTGTGCATGTCCCTGGCCGCGCGGCCCGGCAATTTCGGCTCGCGCTTCCACAACCGCCTCTACGAACTGCTCGGCCTCGATTTTGTCTACAAGGCGTTCACGACGACGGACCTGCCGGCGGCCATCGGCGGCGTGCGGGCGCTGGGCGTGCGCGGCTGCGCCATTTCCATGCCGTTTAAGGAAGCGGTCATCCCGCTGCTCGACGGCCTTGCGGCCTCGGCCGCGGCCATCGCTTCCGTCAACACCATCGTCAACGACGCGGGCGTGCTTACCGGCTACAACACCGACTACCTGGCCGTACGCGAACTGGTGGCCCAAGCCGGCATCGCGCCCGCAACACCCTTTGTCCTTCGCGGCAGCGGCGGCATGGCCAAGGCCGTGGCCGCCGCCCTCAAGGGCCTGGGCTTCGACCACGGCCGCATCGTGGCCCGCAACACGGCCACGGGACCGGCCCTGGCCGCCGCCTACGGCTATGCCTGGCAGGCCGGCCTCGGGGAGCGGTCCGCGCCGCTTTTGATCAATGCCACCCCCCTGGGCATGCGCGGCCCCGAGGAGAATGCCCTGGCCTTTCCCGAGGACACGATCCAGGCCTGCGACACGGCCTTCGATGTCGTGGCCATGCCGGCCGAGACGCCGTTTCTGGCCCGGGCCCGGGCCCACGGCAAACGGCTGATCGCCGGCACCGACATCATCGTCCTGCAGGCCCTGGAGCAGTTCGTGCTCTACACCGGGGTCCGGCCGAGCGAGGCGCATGTCCGGGAGGCCGCCGCCTTCGCCCGCGAGACGCCCTGA
- a CDS encoding DUF1254 domain-containing protein, translating to MKRTPIQVLLLVCCLATLLLAGCARRGDVIGQAAAKEKNAPDLAAVRAIAEEGFIYGLPIVMNYAVVYENAVDRTSGQYKGPIGTLYNEARVFTYEDTTVVTPNSDTPYSFVFMDLRAEPFVISVPAVEKRRYYSVQLVDGNVFNYGYIGSRATGNGPGDYLVAGPDWKGEVPAGIKKVFRSSTQFSMGLFRTQLFDAKDMPNVVKVQAGYKARPLSAYLGKPAPAALPLPAFPKIDKELVKVDFFEYLDFALQFAPAGPEEAAIREKLARIGVGPGKTFDFKDLSLAHKAEVLLGMKDGAAKVDGKVGAIGAEIDGWRLASAFGDRAFYHGDWLLRAAAAKAGIYGNDAVEAVYPMAKTLADGEPLDGGKHDYAITFAPGQLPPVNAFWSITMYDGKTQLLVKNPIGRYLVNSPMLPQLRRNPDGSLTMYIQKDRPAGNKAANWLPAPDGPIYLVMRLYWPKTQAPSILPVGSGDWQPPAIVKTR from the coding sequence ATGAAAAGAACCCCGATACAAGTGCTCCTGCTCGTGTGTTGCCTGGCCACGCTGCTCCTGGCCGGCTGCGCCAGGCGGGGCGACGTGATCGGCCAGGCCGCGGCGAAAGAAAAAAACGCCCCCGACCTGGCCGCAGTCCGGGCCATCGCCGAGGAGGGCTTCATCTACGGCCTGCCGATCGTCATGAACTACGCGGTGGTGTATGAGAATGCGGTCGATCGTACCTCCGGGCAGTACAAGGGGCCGATCGGTACGCTCTACAACGAGGCGCGGGTCTTCACCTACGAGGATACGACCGTCGTCACGCCCAACAGCGATACGCCGTATTCGTTCGTCTTCATGGACCTTCGCGCCGAACCCTTCGTCATTTCCGTGCCGGCCGTGGAGAAGCGACGCTACTACAGCGTGCAGCTCGTCGACGGCAATGTCTTCAATTACGGCTATATCGGCAGCCGGGCCACGGGCAACGGCCCGGGCGACTACCTGGTCGCCGGCCCGGACTGGAAGGGCGAGGTGCCGGCCGGCATCAAGAAAGTCTTCCGGTCGAGCACGCAATTTTCCATGGGGCTGTTTCGGACCCAGCTGTTTGACGCCAAGGACATGCCCAACGTGGTGAAGGTGCAGGCGGGCTACAAGGCGCGGCCGCTGTCGGCCTACCTGGGCAAGCCGGCCCCCGCCGCCTTGCCCCTGCCGGCCTTCCCGAAAATCGACAAGGAGCTCGTCAAGGTCGATTTCTTCGAATACCTGGATTTCGCCCTGCAGTTCGCCCCGGCCGGGCCCGAGGAGGCGGCCATCCGGGAAAAGCTCGCCCGCATCGGCGTTGGCCCGGGCAAGACCTTCGACTTCAAGGACCTGTCCCTGGCCCACAAGGCGGAAGTGCTGCTCGGCATGAAGGACGGCGCGGCCAAGGTCGACGGGAAGGTCGGGGCCATCGGCGCCGAGATCGACGGCTGGCGCCTGGCCTCGGCCTTCGGCGACCGGGCCTTCTACCACGGCGACTGGCTGCTGCGGGCCGCGGCGGCCAAGGCCGGCATCTACGGCAACGACGCGGTGGAGGCGGTCTACCCCATGGCCAAGACCCTGGCCGACGGCGAACCCCTCGACGGCGGCAAGCACGACTACGCCATCACCTTCGCCCCCGGGCAACTGCCCCCGGTCAACGCCTTCTGGTCCATCACCATGTACGACGGCAAGACCCAGCTGCTGGTGAAAAACCCCATCGGCCGCTACCTCGTCAATTCCCCCATGCTGCCGCAGTTGCGCAGGAACCCGGACGGGTCGCTGACGATGTACATCCAGAAGGACAGGCCGGCCGGCAACAAGGCGGCCAACTGGCTGCCCGCCCCGGACGGCCCCATCTACCTGGTCATGCGCCTGTATTGGCCGAAAACGCAGGCCCCGTCGATCCTGCCGGTCGGGTCCGGCGACTGGCAGCCGCCGGCCATCGTGAAGACGCGATAA
- a CDS encoding Smr/MutS family protein codes for MSKKDPADANRPFADALKGLKVAKKKHVPDIVAKAVAKAEAPATPADTDETAFFRAMSGVDPMDREKTKGRDVHPAAPPPTPPTPADEEQKALAALQDLVSGKVEFTLEYSDEYVQGFVTDLDPKVYRQLRAGQFSPEAHFDLHGLNADQAQLSLLHFVREHYLAGKRCLLVIPGRGANSPGGIPVLKEELKSWLTRDPLKRVVLAFSTAQPRHGGAGALYVLLRKFKKTKGKVRFEKDWPDFG; via the coding sequence ATGTCGAAAAAGGATCCCGCGGACGCCAACCGTCCCTTCGCCGACGCCCTCAAGGGCCTCAAGGTCGCCAAGAAAAAACACGTCCCGGACATCGTGGCCAAGGCCGTGGCCAAGGCCGAAGCGCCGGCCACCCCGGCGGACACCGACGAAACCGCCTTTTTCCGGGCCATGAGCGGCGTCGACCCCATGGACCGCGAAAAGACCAAGGGTCGCGACGTCCACCCCGCCGCCCCGCCGCCCACGCCCCCCACGCCGGCCGACGAGGAACAGAAAGCCCTGGCCGCCCTCCAGGACCTCGTGTCGGGCAAGGTGGAATTCACCCTGGAATACAGCGACGAATACGTCCAGGGCTTCGTCACCGACCTCGACCCCAAGGTCTACCGCCAACTGCGCGCCGGCCAGTTCTCCCCCGAGGCCCACTTCGACCTCCACGGCCTCAACGCCGACCAGGCCCAGCTGTCGCTGCTCCACTTCGTGCGCGAACACTACCTTGCCGGCAAGCGCTGCCTGCTCGTCATCCCCGGACGCGGCGCCAATTCCCCCGGCGGCATCCCCGTGCTCAAGGAAGAACTCAAGTCCTGGCTGACCCGCGACCCCTTAAAACGCGTGGTCCTGGCCTTTTCCACGGCCCAGCCCCGCCACGGCGGCGCCGGCGCCCTCTACGTGCTGCTGCGCAAATTCAAGAAGACCAAGGGGAAGGTACGCTTCGAAAAGGACTGGCCGGATTTCGGCTGA
- a CDS encoding J domain-containing protein produces MSVEYKDYYKLLGVSKTAGQEEISKAFKKLARKHHPDLNPNDPEAEKKFKEFNEAYEVLKDPEKRKLYDSLGPNWQHGQNFQRPSGFEGGGYHFSNGGQQFDAGAFSDFFETIFGGAGGGGGRGRFERGGSFSDLGGGFGGFGGGYSPGPTRGSDANATLELTLEEAYKGGAKAITLQEQTIGPDGSPRLGTKTLNVNIPSGVREGGKIRLSGQGNPGRAGGRAGDLYLKVKILPHALFKLEDGNVILDLPLAPWEAALGAKVRVPTLDGAVEMNIPAGSSSGRKLRLSGKGLGGQGKRGDQLVRLMVQVPPSATDEQRELWEKLAAASSDFSPRSF; encoded by the coding sequence ATGAGCGTGGAATATAAGGACTATTACAAGCTCCTCGGCGTCAGCAAGACTGCCGGCCAGGAAGAGATTTCCAAGGCTTTCAAGAAGCTGGCCCGGAAGCACCATCCCGACCTCAATCCCAACGATCCCGAGGCCGAGAAGAAGTTCAAGGAATTCAACGAAGCCTACGAGGTGCTCAAGGACCCGGAAAAGCGCAAGCTCTACGATTCCCTCGGTCCCAACTGGCAGCACGGCCAGAATTTCCAGCGTCCGTCCGGGTTCGAGGGCGGGGGCTACCATTTCAGCAACGGCGGCCAGCAGTTCGACGCCGGCGCCTTCTCGGACTTTTTCGAGACGATCTTCGGCGGCGCGGGCGGGGGGGGCGGCCGGGGCCGGTTCGAGCGCGGCGGCAGCTTCAGCGACCTGGGCGGCGGGTTCGGCGGCTTCGGCGGCGGCTATTCGCCCGGGCCGACGCGCGGCTCCGACGCCAACGCCACCCTGGAGCTGACCCTGGAGGAGGCCTACAAGGGCGGGGCCAAGGCCATCACCCTCCAGGAGCAGACCATCGGCCCCGACGGCTCGCCCCGCCTGGGCACCAAGACGCTCAATGTCAACATCCCCTCCGGCGTGCGCGAGGGCGGCAAGATCCGGCTGTCCGGCCAGGGCAACCCCGGCCGGGCCGGCGGGCGGGCCGGCGACCTGTACCTCAAGGTCAAGATCCTGCCCCACGCCCTGTTCAAGCTGGAGGACGGCAACGTCATTTTGGACCTGCCGCTGGCCCCCTGGGAAGCGGCGCTGGGCGCCAAGGTGCGGGTGCCGACCCTCGACGGCGCGGTGGAAATGAACATCCCGGCCGGCTCCTCGTCCGGCCGCAAGTTGCGCCTTTCCGGCAAGGGCCTGGGCGGCCAGGGCAAGCGCGGCGACCAGCTGGTGCGCCTCATGGTGCAGGTGCCGCCGAGCGCCACGGACGAGCAGCGCGAGCTTTGGGAAAAGCTCGCCGCCGCGTCGTCGGATTTCAGCCCCCGGTCGTTTTAG
- a CDS encoding chaperone modulator CbpM — protein MDIKQIVTIATVPARSERLSFAQVQELTGLHPTVVGELIELGWINPERTTADAYLFRPRDIYRLRKFDRISRDFDLPVLGASIVVDLLERIEYLEDKVREMSRLL, from the coding sequence ATGGACATCAAGCAAATCGTCACCATCGCCACCGTGCCCGCCCGGTCCGAGCGCCTGAGCTTCGCCCAGGTCCAGGAGCTGACGGGACTGCACCCGACCGTCGTCGGCGAACTGATCGAGCTGGGCTGGATCAATCCGGAACGCACCACGGCCGACGCCTATCTGTTCCGGCCGCGCGATATCTATCGCTTGCGCAAGTTCGACCGCATCAGCCGCGATTTCGACCTGCCGGTCCTGGGGGCGAGCATTGTGGTCGATCTTCTGGAGCGCATCGAATACCTGGAAGATAAGGTGCGCGAAATGAGCCGGCTTTTGTAG